From Solwaraspora sp. WMMD1047, the proteins below share one genomic window:
- a CDS encoding PH domain-containing protein: MAFPEDVLTSDEHVVSHLHPHWKAVIRPVLILVLAIAATVAAFVFLSGSGAGTAGALVVAAVAGLVLLRFTVWPFLVWRTTHYLFTNERVLLQHGVFSRERRDIPLGRINDHSMSQSFAERMLGCGTLTIESAGERGQSVLTDIPGVERVQTMLYELVEADHDKRSLDDGEMRDILQETQDGKPLRQSPS; encoded by the coding sequence GTGGCATTCCCCGAGGACGTGCTCACGTCGGACGAGCACGTCGTTTCGCACCTGCACCCGCACTGGAAGGCGGTGATCCGGCCGGTGCTGATCCTGGTGCTGGCCATCGCGGCGACGGTCGCGGCGTTCGTGTTCCTGTCGGGCTCCGGTGCCGGCACGGCCGGCGCGCTTGTCGTCGCGGCGGTCGCCGGGCTGGTGCTGCTGCGCTTCACCGTCTGGCCGTTCCTGGTCTGGCGGACCACCCACTACCTCTTCACCAACGAGCGGGTGCTGCTGCAGCACGGGGTCTTCTCCCGGGAACGCCGGGACATTCCGCTCGGCCGGATCAACGACCATTCGATGAGCCAGAGCTTCGCCGAGCGGATGCTCGGCTGCGGCACGCTCACCATCGAGTCGGCCGGCGAGCGCGGCCAGTCGGTGCTCACCGACATTCCCGGCGTCGAGCGGGTGCAGACCATGCTCTACGAGCTGGTCGAGGCCGACCACGACAAGCGGTCGCTGGATGACGGCGAGATGCGCGACATCCTGCAGGAGACGCAGGACGGCAAGCCGCTGCGTCAGTCGCCCTCGTAG
- a CDS encoding biotin--[acetyl-CoA-carboxylase] ligase, whose product MPASPYTDLDRPPLDVRRLRRALLTPDGPWTRLELRAETGSTNADVAAAARAGEPEGLVVVAERQTAGRGRRGRSWESPPRAGIATSVLLRPGAAEPGRGWPPAPPSGYGWLPLLAGVALVQTVHRLAELDAVLKWPNDLLLPAGPRRPDGGASGEAKCAGILAEAVPAGDPGDPPAIVLGVGLNVTVRSAELPANPTGLPATSLLLAGAPVTDRDPLVRALLRGIGTWYGRWRAAGGDAGGCGLRAAYLEHCVTVGRQVRVSLPDGSDLTGTATTVDDDGRLVVRSADGERRVSAGDVRHVR is encoded by the coding sequence ATGCCGGCGTCGCCGTACACCGATCTGGACCGCCCGCCGCTTGATGTCCGGCGGCTGCGGCGGGCGCTGCTCACCCCGGACGGCCCGTGGACCCGGCTGGAGCTGCGCGCCGAGACCGGTTCCACGAACGCCGACGTGGCCGCGGCGGCCCGGGCCGGCGAGCCGGAAGGGCTGGTGGTGGTCGCGGAGCGGCAGACCGCCGGCCGGGGCCGGCGGGGCCGGTCGTGGGAGTCGCCGCCGCGGGCGGGCATCGCGACGAGCGTCCTGCTCCGGCCGGGAGCGGCCGAGCCGGGTCGCGGCTGGCCGCCGGCACCACCTTCCGGGTACGGCTGGCTGCCGCTGCTCGCCGGCGTGGCGCTGGTGCAGACCGTGCACCGGCTGGCCGAGCTGGACGCGGTGTTGAAGTGGCCGAACGACCTGCTGCTGCCGGCCGGGCCGCGCCGCCCGGACGGGGGCGCGTCGGGGGAGGCGAAGTGTGCGGGCATCCTGGCCGAGGCGGTACCGGCCGGTGACCCGGGCGATCCGCCGGCGATCGTGCTGGGGGTCGGCCTGAACGTCACGGTGCGCTCGGCCGAGCTGCCGGCCAACCCGACCGGCCTGCCGGCCACCTCGCTGCTGCTGGCGGGTGCGCCGGTGACCGACCGGGACCCGCTGGTGCGGGCGCTGCTGCGCGGGATCGGCACCTGGTACGGCCGCTGGCGGGCCGCCGGTGGGGACGCCGGCGGGTGCGGGCTGCGGGCGGCGTACCTGGAGCACTGTGTGACGGTCGGCCGCCAGGTGCGGGTGTCGTTGCCGGACGGCAGCGACCTGACCGGCACGGCGACCACGGTCGACGACGACGGCCGGTTGGTGGTGCGCTCCGCCGACGGCGAGCGTCGGGTCTCGGCCGGGGACGTCCGGCACGTCCGCTGA
- a CDS encoding acyl-CoA carboxylase subunit beta, translated as MTGQRSSTEIDIHTTAGKLADLEHRVEEAVHAGSARAVEKQHARGKRTARERIEMLLDPGSFVELDELARHRSTNFGLAKTRPYGDGVVTGYGTVDGRQVCVFAQDFTVFGGSLGEVFGQKIVKVMELAMKIGCPVVGINDSGGARIQEGVVSLGLYGDIFFRNVRASGVIPQISLVMGPCAGGAVYSPAVTDFTVMVDQTSHMFITGPDVIRTVTGEDVAMEELGGARTHNTKSGNAHYLAADEDDAVDYVKALLAYLPANNMDEPPAVPVEADLTVTDTDRELDTLIPDSANQPYDIHRVIEHVLDDGEFLEVQPLYAQNIVIGFGRVEGRPVGVVANQPMHFAGCLDIGASEKAARFVRTCDAFNIPVLTFVDVPGFLPGTDQEWDGIIRRGAKLIYAYAEATVPKLTVIIRKAYGGAYDVMGSKHLGADLNFAWPTAQIAVMGAQGAVNILYRAELAAADDPAAVRAQKIQEYEDTLANPYVAAERGYVDSVIAPSQTRAQIVRGLRMLRTKRETLPPKKHGNIPL; from the coding sequence GTGACTGGTCAGCGCAGTTCCACCGAGATCGACATCCACACCACCGCCGGCAAGCTGGCCGACCTGGAACACCGGGTCGAGGAGGCGGTGCACGCCGGCTCGGCGCGGGCGGTGGAGAAACAGCACGCGCGGGGCAAGCGGACCGCGCGGGAGCGGATCGAGATGCTGCTCGACCCGGGCTCCTTCGTCGAGCTGGACGAGCTGGCCCGGCACCGGTCCACCAACTTCGGCCTGGCGAAGACCCGGCCGTACGGCGACGGGGTGGTCACCGGCTACGGCACCGTCGACGGCCGGCAGGTCTGCGTCTTCGCCCAGGACTTCACCGTCTTCGGCGGCTCCCTCGGCGAGGTCTTCGGGCAGAAGATCGTCAAGGTGATGGAGCTGGCCATGAAGATCGGCTGCCCGGTGGTCGGCATCAACGACTCCGGCGGCGCGCGCATCCAGGAGGGCGTGGTGAGCCTTGGCCTCTACGGCGACATCTTCTTCCGCAACGTCCGCGCCTCCGGGGTGATCCCGCAGATCTCGCTGGTGATGGGGCCATGCGCCGGCGGGGCGGTCTACTCCCCCGCGGTGACCGACTTCACCGTGATGGTCGACCAGACCTCGCACATGTTCATCACCGGACCGGACGTCATCCGGACGGTGACCGGCGAGGACGTGGCGATGGAGGAGCTGGGCGGGGCACGCACCCACAACACCAAGAGCGGCAACGCGCACTACCTTGCCGCCGACGAGGACGACGCGGTCGACTACGTCAAGGCGCTGCTGGCGTACCTGCCGGCGAACAACATGGACGAGCCGCCGGCCGTCCCGGTCGAGGCCGATCTGACGGTCACCGACACCGACCGGGAGCTGGACACCCTGATCCCCGACTCGGCGAACCAGCCGTACGACATCCACCGGGTGATCGAGCACGTCCTCGACGACGGCGAGTTCCTGGAGGTGCAGCCGCTCTACGCGCAGAACATCGTGATCGGCTTCGGCCGGGTCGAGGGCCGGCCGGTCGGCGTGGTGGCGAACCAGCCGATGCACTTCGCCGGCTGCCTGGACATCGGCGCCTCGGAGAAGGCCGCCCGGTTCGTCCGCACCTGCGACGCCTTCAACATCCCGGTGCTCACCTTCGTGGACGTGCCCGGCTTCCTGCCCGGCACCGACCAGGAGTGGGACGGCATCATCCGGCGCGGCGCCAAGCTGATCTACGCGTACGCGGAGGCCACCGTCCCGAAGCTCACCGTGATCATCCGGAAGGCCTACGGCGGGGCGTACGACGTGATGGGCTCCAAGCACCTCGGCGCCGACCTGAACTTCGCCTGGCCGACCGCGCAGATCGCGGTGATGGGCGCGCAGGGCGCGGTGAACATCCTCTACCGCGCCGAGCTGGCCGCCGCCGACGATCCGGCCGCCGTGCGCGCCCAGAAGATCCAGGAGTACGAGGACACGCTCGCCAACCCGTACGTGGCAGCCGAACGCGGCTACGTCGACTCGGTGATCGCCCCGTCACAGACCCGCGCCCAGATCGT